A portion of the Coriobacteriia bacterium genome contains these proteins:
- a CDS encoding dehydrogenase yields the protein MEFKNDLGKPWKFQDGDFTVIRSSVWSPPGCHPVGCGIKLYVDKDGRLDHVEGDENDPITQGRLCPRCVALKDYIYNPSRVIYPQKRAKEERGNADAWERCSWDEALDIIMDNWRRLTDEYGRETMAIFVGTGRDGMLSQDFQLSIFRTPNLAYTQSGYACYQPRMMSSQMVLGALYPELDYAGGLEGGYDDPEYCVPELMVLWGKMPLASNPDGFFGHAVIDLMKRGAKLVTIDPRVNWLATRSELQLRLRNGTDAALAMAMCNIIIKEDLYDHDFVERWTYGFDEFAERVAYMTPEDAARICEVPVEDIYTVARMYANAHPASIAWGLAFDQNTNGMQAGQCVLAMICMCGNLDVPGGNIVADLSMPEDITGDAASGQSEHNTDTRAFITEGWYQMTDEERDKCIGMDKYPLYCNQITGAQADCVLDTLETDEPYPIKMAWIANTNLIAPTNSAEPTRWHKALLRSIDFAFGTDCFITPTIQAVCDVFLPLSTVAEHDGVNRTHYGAASITTGCGNKAITVGEAKSDLEIYCMLAKRMAEMFPDDPKARFAYEKYPDYHDYLEKNRLEGRHVFNEVRELVKFKRKVYYKKYETGKLRPDGQPGFLTPTGRVELWSSAFANNGMDPLPYYYEPDLSPRIPEKTAEDLELKRNPLVPEELDAKWHERDLPHEEIMEKYPFIMSTGHRRYSSFHSEHRQVAVLRELDPNPMIEINPADAERIGVSDGQWVEISNMFGSAKFKARVMPTVGEGHVEVDHGWWFPEQDGSEPSLFGVWQSNCNDLIPEHHNNALGLGAPYKSACCNVVPLKESYDVDMAAFGEKFGKLV from the coding sequence ATGGAATTCAAAAACGATCTAGGTAAGCCGTGGAAGTTCCAAGATGGTGACTTCACCGTGATCCGCTCTTCGGTGTGGTCTCCCCCGGGTTGCCATCCCGTCGGATGCGGGATCAAGCTCTACGTGGACAAGGACGGACGTCTTGACCATGTGGAAGGCGACGAGAACGATCCCATCACCCAGGGTCGTCTGTGCCCCAGATGCGTCGCCCTCAAGGATTACATCTACAACCCCTCGCGCGTCATCTATCCCCAGAAGCGTGCGAAGGAGGAGCGCGGAAACGCCGATGCATGGGAGCGCTGCAGCTGGGACGAGGCCCTCGACATCATCATGGACAACTGGCGCCGACTCACCGACGAGTACGGACGCGAGACCATGGCCATCTTCGTGGGTACCGGCCGTGACGGCATGCTCTCCCAGGACTTCCAGCTGTCCATCTTCCGCACGCCCAACCTGGCCTACACCCAGTCCGGTTACGCCTGCTACCAGCCGCGCATGATGTCGTCGCAGATGGTGCTCGGTGCCCTGTACCCCGAGCTTGACTACGCCGGCGGCCTCGAGGGTGGCTATGACGATCCGGAGTACTGCGTGCCTGAGCTCATGGTTCTCTGGGGCAAGATGCCCCTGGCATCCAACCCGGATGGCTTCTTCGGCCATGCGGTCATCGACCTCATGAAGCGCGGTGCGAAGCTCGTTACCATCGACCCGCGCGTCAACTGGCTGGCAACCAGGTCCGAGCTGCAGCTGCGCCTGCGCAACGGCACGGATGCCGCCCTTGCCATGGCGATGTGCAACATCATCATCAAGGAAGACCTCTACGACCACGATTTCGTGGAGCGCTGGACCTACGGCTTTGACGAGTTCGCCGAGCGCGTCGCCTATATGACGCCCGAGGATGCCGCCCGCATCTGCGAGGTTCCCGTCGAGGACATCTACACGGTGGCCCGCATGTACGCCAACGCCCACCCGGCCTCCATCGCCTGGGGCCTCGCCTTCGACCAGAACACCAACGGCATGCAGGCCGGCCAGTGCGTGCTCGCCATGATCTGCATGTGCGGCAACCTCGACGTTCCCGGCGGCAACATCGTCGCCGACCTGTCGATGCCCGAGGACATCACCGGTGACGCCGCGTCCGGGCAGTCGGAGCACAACACCGACACGCGCGCCTTCATCACCGAGGGCTGGTACCAGATGACCGACGAGGAACGCGACAAGTGCATCGGCATGGACAAGTATCCCCTGTACTGCAACCAGATTACCGGTGCCCAAGCTGACTGCGTGTTGGATACCCTGGAGACGGACGAGCCCTACCCCATCAAAATGGCGTGGATCGCCAACACGAACCTCATCGCCCCGACCAACTCGGCCGAACCCACCCGCTGGCACAAGGCGCTGCTGCGCTCCATCGACTTCGCCTTCGGCACGGACTGCTTCATCACGCCGACCATCCAGGCCGTCTGCGACGTCTTCCTGCCGCTTTCCACGGTGGCCGAGCACGATGGCGTGAACCGCACCCACTATGGTGCCGCCTCCATCACCACCGGCTGCGGCAACAAGGCCATCACCGTGGGCGAGGCCAAGTCCGACCTCGAGATCTACTGCATGCTCGCCAAGCGCATGGCCGAGATGTTCCCCGATGACCCCAAGGCGCGCTTCGCCTACGAGAAGTACCCGGACTACCATGACTATCTCGAGAAGAACCGCCTCGAGGGACGTCACGTGTTCAACGAGGTGCGCGAGCTCGTCAAGTTCAAGCGCAAGGTCTATTACAAGAAATACGAGACCGGCAAGCTGCGCCCCGACGGACAGCCGGGCTTCCTGACCCCGACCGGACGTGTCGAGCTATGGTCATCGGCCTTCGCAAACAACGGCATGGACCCGCTGCCCTACTACTACGAGCCGGACCTTTCGCCGCGTATTCCCGAGAAGACCGCCGAGGACCTGGAACTCAAGCGCAATCCGCTGGTCCCCGAGGAACTGGACGCCAAGTGGCACGAGCGTGACCTTCCCCACGAGGAGATCATGGAGAAGTACCCGTTCATCATGTCCACGGGTCACCGCCGCTACTCCTCGTTCCACTCCGAGCACCGTCAGGTGGCCGTGCTGCGCGAGCTCGATCCGAACCCGATGATCGAGATCAACCCAGCTGACGCAGAGCGCATCGGCGTATCCGATGGCCAATGGGTCGAGATCTCCAACATGTTTGGCAGCGCGAAGTTCAAGGCACGCGTGATGCCGACTGTGGGTGAAGGTCATGTCGAGGTTGATCACGGCTGGTGGTTCCCCGAGCAAGACGGCAGCGAGCCCAGCCTCTTCGGGGTCTGGCAGTCCAACTGCAACGACCTCATTCCGGAACACCACAACAACGCCCTTGGCCTGGGAGCCCCCTACAAGAGCGCATGCTGCAACGTGGTGCCCCTCAAGGAAAGCTACGACGTCGACATGGCAGCATTCGGCGAGAAATTCGGAAAGCTGGTGTAA
- a CDS encoding oxidoreductase, whose protein sequence is MTQYGLLIDYEFCTGCQSCEVSCKEEHDFPIGKWGIRVLDDGPWQKDDSKNIGNCYNWNKIPTPTDLCDLCIDRLRDGREPVCMHNCLADVIRFGTIDEMAEELKRKPKQVLWTPCDINL, encoded by the coding sequence ATGACTCAATACGGATTGCTTATCGATTACGAATTCTGCACGGGATGCCAGAGCTGCGAGGTCAGCTGCAAGGAGGAGCATGACTTCCCCATCGGCAAGTGGGGCATCCGCGTCCTGGACGACGGTCCCTGGCAAAAGGACGATTCCAAGAACATCGGGAACTGCTACAACTGGAACAAGATTCCCACTCCCACTGACCTGTGCGACCTGTGCATCGACCGTTTGCGCGATGGACGCGAGCCCGTGTGCATGCACAACTGCCTGGCCGATGTCATTCGCTTCGGCACCATCGACGAAATGGCCGAGGAGCTGAAGCGCAAGCCCAAGCAAGTGCTTTGGACCCCCTGCGACATCAATCTCTAG
- a CDS encoding thiamine biosynthesis protein ThiC (catalyzes the formation of 4-amino-2-methyl-5-phosphomethylpyrimidine from 5-amino-1-(5-phospho-D-ribosyl)imidazole and S-adenosyl-L-methionine in thiamine biosynthesis) encodes MDAMGNQITQIDYARAGIVTEQMRAVAAKEGICVENVREAVAAGRIAIPANIHHASLNPEGVGSCLDGVPLRTKVNVNLGISGDLADEEEEWRKVDVALELGAEAIMDLSNSGKTRAFRRALIDRSPAMVGTVPMYDAIGYLEKALIDITPDDFLEVIRAHAEDGVDFVTIHAGMNRRVIDSFKETGRLTNIVSRGGSLIFAWMEATGNENPFYEFYDDVLAILHEHDVTISLGDAMRPGSIYDASDAAQIAELIEIGKLTQRAWDAGVQVMVEGPGHMALDEIAANMKMEKRLCHEAPFYVLGPLVTDIAPGYDHITAAIGGAIAASSGADFLCYVTPAEHLRLPDANDVREGLVATKIAAHAADIAKGVPGARDRDNRMSDARRRVSWSEMFELALDPQRAREFYESAPPVTEGTCTMCGKMCAMKTVNDLMDGLTVSI; translated from the coding sequence ATGGACGCCATGGGCAATCAGATAACGCAAATCGATTACGCACGCGCTGGAATCGTGACCGAGCAGATGCGCGCCGTCGCCGCGAAGGAGGGCATCTGCGTGGAAAACGTGCGCGAGGCGGTCGCCGCCGGACGCATCGCCATTCCAGCGAACATCCACCACGCATCGCTTAATCCCGAGGGCGTGGGCTCATGTCTGGATGGTGTGCCACTGCGCACCAAGGTCAACGTCAACCTTGGCATTTCGGGCGATTTGGCCGACGAGGAGGAGGAGTGGCGCAAGGTCGATGTCGCGCTCGAGCTGGGCGCCGAGGCGATCATGGACCTCTCGAACTCGGGAAAGACGCGCGCGTTTCGCCGTGCGCTCATCGATCGGTCCCCGGCAATGGTGGGCACGGTGCCCATGTACGATGCCATCGGGTATCTGGAAAAGGCGCTCATCGACATCACGCCGGACGATTTTCTCGAGGTCATACGCGCTCATGCCGAAGACGGCGTCGACTTCGTGACGATACATGCGGGCATGAACCGCCGGGTCATCGACTCGTTCAAGGAGACGGGGCGCCTCACGAACATCGTCAGCCGGGGTGGCTCGCTGATCTTTGCCTGGATGGAGGCGACTGGCAACGAGAACCCGTTCTACGAGTTCTACGATGACGTGCTCGCCATCCTGCACGAGCATGACGTGACCATATCCCTTGGCGATGCGATGCGCCCCGGCAGCATCTACGATGCAAGCGATGCCGCCCAGATTGCCGAGCTCATCGAAATCGGCAAGCTCACGCAACGCGCGTGGGATGCCGGCGTGCAGGTGATGGTCGAGGGGCCGGGACACATGGCGCTCGACGAGATCGCGGCCAACATGAAGATGGAGAAGCGCCTGTGCCACGAGGCACCCTTCTACGTGCTCGGCCCGCTCGTGACCGATATCGCTCCCGGCTACGATCACATCACGGCAGCCATTGGCGGGGCCATCGCGGCCTCGAGCGGGGCGGATTTCCTCTGCTACGTGACGCCGGCCGAGCATCTGCGCCTACCGGACGCCAACGATGTGCGCGAAGGGCTTGTCGCCACCAAGATCGCCGCACATGCCGCCGACATCGCCAAAGGCGTGCCCGGTGCGCGTGACCGGGACAATCGCATGAGTGACGCTCGTCGTCGCGTATCGTGGAGCGAGATGTTCGAACTTGCCCTCGATCCGCAGCGTGCGCGCGAGTTCTACGAGAGCGCCCCGCCCGTCACGGAAGGGACGTGCACGATGTGCGGCAAGATGTGCGCCATGAAGACCGTGAACGACCTCATGGATGGCCTGACGGTGAGCATCTAG
- a CDS encoding transcriptional regulator, protein MAHELTPQDIKDIRAKYGLSQRSFARLLGLGEASLARYEKGQKPSRANANLIRAARLPRFIMDCLDRDGKELSEKERHGVEEIVYAEVYFGEGDEDMDMTEIYQITLTQEVLTEKAAEILAKLFALRSTARKQGDAMREMVFSDIINQIALLKPTIVSSENSNKGKLAEIKGQLDAFDKLADRYIPQAA, encoded by the coding sequence ATGGCCCACGAACTCACACCGCAGGACATCAAGGACATCCGCGCCAAGTACGGCCTCTCGCAACGCTCGTTCGCGCGTTTGCTCGGGCTGGGGGAGGCAAGCCTCGCGCGCTACGAGAAAGGCCAAAAGCCCTCTCGCGCCAACGCCAACCTCATCCGTGCCGCCCGTTTGCCGCGCTTCATCATGGACTGCCTCGACCGTGACGGCAAGGAGCTTTCCGAGAAGGAGCGTCATGGCGTCGAGGAAATCGTCTATGCAGAGGTCTACTTTGGCGAAGGAGATGAAGATATGGACATGACGGAGATCTATCAGATTACGCTCACGCAAGAAGTGCTTACGGAGAAAGCTGCCGAGATTCTGGCCAAGCTATTTGCGCTGAGGTCGACCGCACGGAAACAGGGTGATGCAATGCGCGAAATGGTGTTTTCCGACATCATCAATCAGATTGCCTTGCTTAAGCCTACTATTGTCAGTTCCGAAAACTCCAACAAGGGTAAGCTGGCAGAAATTAAGGGCCAGCTCGATGCATTCGATAAGCTCGCAGACCGCTATATCCCGCAGGCGGCCTGA
- a CDS encoding ArsR family transcriptional regulator: MGNYLAEYSEEEFSEKLIGQLEAMVAPACLSPHDRPQAILLGGQSGAGKTTLHQVFLEMFNKNIIIVNGDEYRKLHPRFFALQSAYGDKAVDYTAQWAGKMVEAIVEALSSAGYNLVIEGTLRTSQVPLATATLLRERGYDVSLALMAVKPEISLVSCQLRYEQMRLAGTTPRATDPAHHRKIVDQIVRNLAVLEDSGMFDQIYLYNRSRERLYPQEGLAGTASQMLEEALFGSWSEEEFKHYASLKAELDRLQRKS; encoded by the coding sequence ATGGGTAACTATCTTGCGGAGTATTCCGAAGAAGAGTTTTCCGAAAAGCTGATTGGTCAGCTCGAGGCAATGGTGGCACCCGCTTGTCTGTCGCCGCACGATAGACCTCAGGCAATCTTACTCGGTGGTCAAAGCGGGGCAGGCAAGACCACTCTTCACCAGGTGTTCCTCGAGATGTTCAACAAAAATATCATTATCGTTAACGGTGACGAATATCGAAAGCTTCACCCGCGTTTCTTTGCCCTGCAAAGCGCCTATGGCGATAAGGCCGTCGATTATACGGCGCAATGGGCAGGTAAGATGGTGGAGGCCATCGTCGAGGCGCTTTCCTCGGCTGGCTATAACCTTGTCATCGAGGGCACGCTGCGCACGTCTCAGGTGCCTCTCGCGACCGCCACTCTTCTGCGTGAGCGCGGCTATGATGTCTCGCTCGCTCTCATGGCGGTCAAGCCGGAGATATCGCTCGTCTCCTGCCAACTCCGCTATGAGCAAATGCGTCTTGCCGGCACCACGCCCCGAGCAACCGACCCCGCCCATCATCGCAAGATCGTCGACCAGATCGTGCGCAACCTCGCTGTACTCGAGGATTCGGGCATGTTCGATCAAATCTACCTCTACAACCGCAGCCGTGAGCGCCTCTATCCGCAAGAGGGCCTTGCTGGTACGGCCAGCCAAATGCTCGAGGAGGCGCTCTTTGGCAGTTGGTCCGAGGAAGAGTTCAAGCACTATGCCTCGCTCAAGGCCGAGCTCGATAGGCTTCAGCGCAAGAGCTAG
- a CDS encoding MFS transporter yields the protein MSKNISSNSPAQAGKPAESTDTLLTSAVGLPLPKNWLAIISFIWAGQAVSMITSYAAGYAVVWYVTESTGSALVLAVMNICVMLPVGLLSPFGGIVADKHNRKMIMIVADGAIGLISLIAGFIILAGDVSLVLLTLVCVARAIGQAFHSPAMMATMPMLVPDKHLLRINTLDQLLASIAGIGAPAFGIFLYTTMGFSSVMFLDFIGALFAIAGLALAKVPTVIDETATQQHVIANLRDGFSAVAATRGLLLLIIMVTIGMMIFGPLSAVFPLMTYEHFSGDGYMASLVEAAFGIGMLVGSGILMAWGGGKRLAGLIAVAAVIVGATTAACGLLPPTGFVAFVVLVAVMAMACAWFNGPTMTLTQRNVPDEKMGRAMGLLNAAMGLATPIGIAIGGVAAELMGVAPFFVVDGIACLVLGLVAYIPKPIRALDEG from the coding sequence ATGTCAAAGAACATCTCTTCAAACTCGCCTGCGCAGGCGGGAAAGCCTGCCGAATCCACCGACACGCTCCTCACGAGCGCCGTCGGCTTGCCCCTTCCCAAGAACTGGCTGGCAATCATCAGCTTCATATGGGCCGGTCAGGCCGTCTCGATGATAACCAGCTACGCTGCGGGCTATGCCGTCGTGTGGTACGTAACCGAATCCACCGGCAGCGCGCTCGTGCTTGCCGTGATGAACATATGCGTGATGCTCCCCGTTGGCCTTCTCTCCCCCTTTGGCGGCATCGTGGCAGACAAGCACAACCGCAAGATGATCATGATCGTGGCCGACGGCGCCATTGGGCTCATCTCGTTGATAGCGGGATTCATCATCCTCGCAGGCGATGTCTCGCTCGTGTTGCTTACCCTCGTCTGCGTGGCACGCGCCATCGGACAGGCCTTCCACAGCCCGGCGATGATGGCGACCATGCCCATGCTTGTGCCCGACAAGCACCTCCTGCGCATCAACACGCTCGACCAGCTGCTCGCCTCCATTGCCGGCATAGGCGCCCCCGCCTTCGGCATCTTTCTCTATACCACCATGGGGTTTTCCTCGGTGATGTTCCTCGACTTCATCGGGGCGCTCTTCGCTATTGCGGGGCTTGCGCTCGCGAAGGTCCCCACCGTCATCGACGAGACGGCCACGCAACAGCACGTCATCGCCAACCTACGTGACGGCTTCAGCGCCGTCGCGGCCACGCGCGGACTTTTGCTGCTCATCATCATGGTCACCATCGGCATGATGATATTCGGCCCGCTCTCTGCCGTGTTCCCGCTGATGACGTACGAGCATTTCTCGGGTGACGGCTACATGGCCTCGCTCGTCGAGGCGGCATTCGGCATCGGCATGCTCGTGGGCTCGGGCATACTCATGGCATGGGGCGGCGGCAAAAGACTCGCGGGGCTCATCGCCGTGGCGGCCGTCATCGTAGGAGCGACGACGGCGGCATGCGGGCTTCTGCCCCCAACGGGTTTCGTAGCCTTCGTGGTGCTGGTTGCCGTGATGGCCATGGCCTGCGCGTGGTTCAACGGTCCCACGATGACCCTCACGCAACGCAACGTGCCCGACGAGAAGATGGGGCGCGCCATGGGCCTGCTTAACGCCGCCATGGGACTCGCGACGCCCATCGGCATCGCCATCGGCGGCGTGGCGGCCGAGCTCATGGGCGTAGCGCCCTTCTTCGTGGTGGACGGCATCGCGTGCCTCGTGCTAGGACTCGTCGCATATATCCCCAAACCGATCCGCGCCCTCGACGAAGGCTAG